GTCATCGCGCCTCCCGACCTTCGATACCAGGTGGACTTCGACACCGGTCTTCTCACCGTGACGCCCACGGCGGGTCTCAGCGGCCGCCATTTCTTCACGGTGGCCACTGCCGTCTCCGTCGATGCCGTCGATTACCAGGTCGTCCCGATCGTCATCGAGCCCTGAGCCCACGCGAGCGGTTGTAGCGAAAATGGGGCGCAAGCTCTACACTTTTCCGCCATGGCGAGCCCCGAGATCCTAGAATGCTTCGACAACCCCGCTCCCGGGCGCGACTACGTGATCGAGCACGTTAACGAGGAGTTCACCAGCGTCTGCCCCAAAACCGGTCATCCGGACTTCGGAACCATCACGATTCGATATTGCGCCGACCGACGGTGCGTCGAGCTCAAGTCGCTCAAGCTCTACTTCCAGGCCTACCGCAACCAGGGCATCTACTTCGAGGCGGTGACCAATCGAATCGCGGACGATCTCAACGAAGTGATGAAGCCCCGCTGGCTCGTCGTCCAGACCCTTTGGCGGGGACGCGGAGGCATCCGCTCGAAGATTACCGCCACGCGCGGCGACGTCCCTGAAGCACAGGCGCCTTAGCAGGCTGATGAAAAAGTACATTCCAGCCTGCGCGAGCGGAGCGAGCCCGGCGCAATCGTCCGCATTCGGGCTGCTTCGCGGGAATGAGATGTTGCGGGGCTGCCCCGAAGGGCTGCCCACCGCAAAGTTGCCGCGCCGTAAACAGCCCGAGCCGTGGCGGCACGATCGATTACGGGTCCCGCCACGGCATTGAGCAGTGTAAAGACGTGACAGCCAACAGACTTCTCTCCCGGCGCGATCCGTTTGTCCAATGAGCACCGAGCTCCTCTATCGGTTCGGCACCGCGGCCGCCATCGGATTACTCGTCGGCCTCCAGCGCGAGTTCGCCTACGTCGACCAGAAAGAGTCCACCCTGGCTGCCGGCGTTCGCACCTTCGCCCTGCTCGGGCTCACCGGATGCACCGGTGCTCTGCTCGCCGACGAGCTCGGCTCCCCCTGGGGGCTCGTCGCACCCATCTTCCTGGTCGGAGCACTCGTGGTCGTCGCTTACCTGATTACCGCGAAGCGCGGTGACGTCGGCATGACGACGGAGATCGCGGCCATCGTGACGCTCCTCGCCGGTGCCCTCTGCTACTTCGACCGGGAAGAGTTGGCAGTGGCCCTCGGCGTCGTGGTGACCCTGCTCCTCTCCTTCAAGCTCGAGATCCACCAGTTCACCCGCCGCCTGACGCGCGAAGACATCATCGCCATCGTCAAGTTCGGGGTCATCACCGCTATCGTGCTTCCCGTGCTGCCCCGGACCGGCCTGGGTGACCCACCTTTCGATGTCCTCAACCCGCATCGTATTTGGCTGATGGTCGTCCTGATCTCCGGCTTGAGTTTCCTCGGCTACGTGGTGATGAAGCTCATGGAATCGGCGCACGGCATCGCCCTTACCGGTCTTCTCGGGGGGCTTGCCTCGAGCACGGCGGTTACGTTGACGTTCTCACAGCGAAGTCAGCACGCGAGCGGTCTCTCCCGAGTGTTTGGCATCGCCATCCTCATCGCCTGGGTCACGATGTTCGTCCGCGTCGTCGTGGAAGTTGCGGTCGTCAACCGAACCCTTATCGGCTCCCTCTGGATCCCGATGTTCCTTGCGGCGCTTTCGGGAGCACTCTACTGCCTGTTTCTTGCTCGATCGAAAGGCAGAGGAGGCGGCGACCAGGACGTCGATTTCTCGAACCCGTTCGAGCTGGGACCGGCGATTCGCTTCGGCGCTCTATATGGTTTGATCCTGCTCGTGTCTCGTGTCGCCCAGATTCATTTCGGCAACGAAGGAATCTATTTCTCCTCGGTAATCGCGGGATTCACGGACGTCGACGCGATCACTCTCTCCATGGCCGAGCTGAGCCTGCCCGAAGGAGGTCTCGACCCCTCGGTTGCCTCACGAGCCGTCACGCTGGCGGCCATGGCGAACACCGTCGTCAAGGCGGGCATCGTCCTGCTCACCGGGAGTCCCGCGATCAAACGGGCAGTCGTGCCGGGCTTTTTGCTGATGCTATCCGCCGGACTGGGAGCCGCCTTTCTGTTATGAAGTTTCGACGAAGGGCCTTTTTGCTCGAGCCTACCCGGCGCGATCGCCTCGCTGGTATCGCGCGCGCAGCTCCCGTCTCATGACCTTGTTGGATGCGGTTCGCGGCAGCGAATCGACCTCGACCACCTCGTGAATCCTGAAGAGGGGGTTGAGCTTCGCGGCGATCGCTCGACCGAGCGTATTCTGGAGCTCATCCCCCGAATGGCCCAAGGCGGCAGGAACTACGAACACCACCAGCTTCTCGGCACCGCCTCCTCGGGGTTGTACGCCGACGGCGGCGCTTTCGAGCACCCCCGGGTGCTCGTTGACCACCCTTTCGAGCTCGAGCGACGATACCTTGATTCCCCCGAGATTCATCGTGTCATCGGCGCGGCCCTGGGCCCGGAAGTAGCCTTTCGCGAGCAGGGCCATCTCGTCGCCGTGACGCCGCAGTGTTTCGCCGTTCGGTCCCGGGGGACAAGCCTGGTAGTAGACGTCGTGATGGTCCCGGTTCAAGAGCCGCTGAGAGAGCCCGAGAGAGGGCGGAACGAGGAAGAGCTCCCCCGTCTGCCCTTCCGAAACCTCGTGGCCTCGCTCGTCGAGCACGTAGAATTCCGTGCCGAGGGCCTTCGCCGAGAACGTGCCTGGCGATGCGGAGTGGAGGACGGTGCCGGTGATATGTCCTCCGCCGATCTCGGTGCCGCCGAGATACTCGATCACCGGCGCCCGGTACTCCGCGCGACTCATCAGCCAGAGAGTGTCCTCGGAGGTGGAGGCCTCGCCGGTAGAGCTGAAGACGCGAACCCCGGCGAAGTCGCCGTCGCCGACGCTCTCGGACTGCCGCCAGTTCCGCACGATCGACGGGACGACGCCGAGCATGGTCACACCCGCCTCGCGAACGAATCGGGTGAAGGCCTGGCCGGCCGGCGCGCCCTCGTAGAGAGCGATCGTCGCTCGGTTCAGAAGGCTCGCGTAGATGAGCCAGGGCCCCATCATCCAGCCGATGTTCGTCGGCCAGCACACGACGTCTCGCGGGTGGATGTCCTGGTGGAAATGCCCGTCCAGGGCGCACTTGAGAGGGGTCAGTTGCGTCCAGGGGATGGCTTTCGGATCTCCCGTCGTTCCCGATGAGAAGAGGACGTTCGTCACGTGCTCGGGCTCCGTGATCTCGATGACGGGCCGATCGGCCGAATCGAGAACGTCGGACCAGGCGATGTCGCCAGCCTCGAGCCGCGCCTCTCCGATGACGATCGCACGCCCCCCTCCGAGCAGCCCCAGAGCCTCGCGCACCTTGGGATAAAGCTCGATTCGCCGCCCGGCTCGACCGTAGCTCGAGACGGTGACGACCGTCCTGGCGCCCGCGATCTCCAGGCGCTTTGCGAGCTCGCCCGCCGAAAAGCTGTCGGCGATGGAAACGACCGCGCAACCGGAGCGCACCAAGCCCAGATAGGCGATCACGCACTCCGGCGTCATCGGCATGTAGAGCGCGACGCGGTCTTTCGGCACGTACCCGAGCCCCCGCAGTCCGTTGGCGAAGCGCAGGGTCTCCCGCTCGAGCTCCGCGTAGCTCATCGTCTCGACCGCTCCGCCGTCCTCGCGCGCGCAGACGATCGCGGCGGCTTCGGGGCTCGACGAAAAGCAGCTAAGGACGATGTTGAGTCTGGCGCCCTCGAGCCATCGCGGATCCTCGACTCCTCGGCTGAGATCGAGGACGCTGCGGGGTCGCGCGGCGAATTGGATCCCGAGACGAGTCACGACGCGATCCCAGAACGCCTCGCGGGACTCCACCGAAAAGCGGTGGAGCGCCGAGTAGCTCGAAAGCGACAACTCGTTCATGAACGAAGCGAGGTTGGATCGCGCGACAGTCGATTCGTCCGGCCACCAGGCGACGGGGGGCCCCATGGAGGACGGCCGATCGGCATAGGCACTCTGAAAACGCCGCCAGTGCTCGCTGAAATGATACCGTCCGCCGCCACGAACGTCTTCGACGAAACTCCGCCACTCCGCTTCTCCCATGGCGCCTCGAGCGTCGATGATACATTCCCCGAGGAGGGGTCCGGAAATGGGCACCAGAGAGTCTTACGAAGCCATCGTGATCGGAACCGGGCAGGCGGGAAAACCGCTCGCGAGGAGCTTGGCAGAGGCCGGGCGACGTACCGCGATTATCGAAAAAGAAGAAAAAGTCGGTGGGAGCTGCGTGGTCAGGGGGTGTACGCCTACCAAGACGATGGTGGCAAGCGCACGCGTCGCCTATCTCGCCCGCCGCGCCACCGACTACGGCGTGTCGACCGGACCCGTGTCCGTCGATCTCGACAGGGTACGGGAGCGGAAGCGTAAGATCGTCGATCGATTCAGCGAAGGAAATCGGAAAGGGCTCGAGCAGCAGGCCAACCTCGAATTGATCTTCGGCGAAGCGAGCTTCCTCTCCGAGCGCGAGATTCGAGTCACTCGGCCAGACAGAACCGAAGCTCGGTTGAAGGCACCCCTCATCTTCATCAACGCGGGAGCCCGGCCGAGTGTCCCCGACATTCCGGGGCTATCGGACGTGCCCTATCTCGACTCCACTTCGATCATGGAGCTAGCACGGGTGCCCGATCACCTCGTCATAATCGGAGGCGGTTACATATCCGTCGAGTTCGGCCAGATGTTTCGCCGTTTCGGTGCGCGAGTCACGATCGTGCAGCGGCGAGAACAGCTTTTGCCGCGCGAGGACGAAGACGTGGCAACCGAGCTGGCGACCATCCTGCGAGAGGAAGGCATCGATACCCTTGTCTCATCCGTCCCGCAGAGCGTGGCTCGCAATGGCGAGGGAAGTACGATTCTGGTGGTCGACACCCCCGAGGGGGGACGGACGGTTTCCGCCTCGGTCCTGCTCGTGGCAACGGGCCGCGTTCCCGACACGGCGGGTTTGAACCTCGAGGCAGCGGGGATCGAGGTCGATCCAGGGGGTTTCATTCCTGTAAACGAGCGGCTCGAGACCCAGGCCGAGGGCATCTATGCCCTGGGGGACGTCAAGGGCGGCCCCGCGTTCACCCACATTTCCTACGACGATTACAGAATCATCGAGAGAAACTTGCTGGGAGACGGTAAAGGAACCATCCGGGGTCGGTTCGTTCCCTACACCGTCTTCACCGATCCGGAGCTCGGCCGCGTGGGACTTTCGGAGCGGCAAGCGAAGGCAGAAGGCCTCGCTTATCGCGTCGCCAAACTTCCGATGAGCCACGTCGCCCGGGCGCTCGAGTCGGACGAAACACGCGGATTCATGAAAGCCGTCGTCGAAACGGACACCGATAGGATTTTGGGCGCGGCCATACTCGGCGTCAATGGCGGCGAGGTCATGAGCGTCGTCCAGGTAGCGATGATGGGAGGCCTGTCGGCAAGAGAACTGCGGGACGGCGTTTTCGCGCACCCGACGCTTTCCGAGTCGTTGAACAACCTCTTCATGAAATTGTGAACCGAGAAGCGGCTCGAGAACGGGTTGAAGTGATGCCGAAAACGGATCGCGCGCGAATCTCGCCGCGCCAGCTGGGAGCGGCTCTCGCGCTGTCCGCGAGTCTGCTCGTCGTGAACCTGCTCCCGACCCGGGGCCTACCGGTCGCCCGTGACGACGCCCCCGGTCTCGACGCTCACGTCTATCTCGCAATGGCCGATTCGCCTTTGACCTTCACCCGAGCTCCGTATGCCTATCGATTGGGTGTGCCACTCGTCGTTCACTGGCTTCCCTTCCCGCACGAGGCTTCGTTTCTCGCGCTGACGCTCGGCGGTCTGCTGCTCACCATGGTGCTGGGGTACACATTCTTCCGCGTCATCGGATTCGACCACGTGATCGGCTTGCTGGGTGTTACTTTCCTTGGCACCGCGCCGGAGGTCTCCGTCTTTCTCCGGAACCATTTTCTCGTCGACCCGCTCGCCCTGACGTCCATCGCGCTGCTGCTCCTCGCCATCGAGCGCGAGATCGACGACGGTCCGATGGCATTGCTCCTCCTCGTGAGTACTCTCGTCAAGGAGAGCGCCTTCTTTGTCGTGCCGGTCCTGTATCTTCGTCTTTCCGGCGCAAAGGTTCTCGATCTGCGAGCTGCGTGGCGCACCATGGTCGTGTCAATGCCCGCAATCGTGGCGGTCCTCATCTTACGTCTTTTCTGGGCACCCGACGGCGTGCTGTTCCCCTATTTGACTCCCTGGTCGGTTGATCGCGAACCGTGGTTCGGCTCGATGGAATCCTATCGGGCTTTGTGGAGAGGTCTTTTCAGCTACCTCGCGCTTCTCGCAATCGCCAATGCTTTCGACACGAACTGGCGCCGCTTCGCCCGTCGCTATTCACCTTATGCCTTGCTCGTCGCGGCGCAGCTCTTCGTGCCGATGAACGAGGAGAGGCTTCTCTACTTTGCGTTTCCCGTCGTCGTACCCCTCGCGCTCGTCGAGCTCGAGCGCTTGCGATACGAACTGCCCCAGTGGTCGGCGCTTCTGATCACGATCCTGGTGTTCTGCTATCTCTTCGTTCCCGATCGGCCAGCCTATCCGATCGCGATCGTCATCCTGGGTCGCCTCCTGATCGAGCGCCGACGGACGCGCGAGGGGCCCCGATGAGCCGCGGCAAACACTGGCTGACCTTGTCGTCGTGGCTCGGCTGCGGTGTCGTGCTCGTCATGTTGTGGACCGGTCTCGACCCGTATCGCCGCCCTCCCATCGAGGGCGCCTATGGCCCCCACCTCCGTCACTACTACGCCTCCTCCCTCGCCAAAGCCGAAGAGCTCGAAGATGCGGGCTCGTATCAGCTCGTTCCCGAAGACTCTTGGCATTTGCTCAGCGGATGGGAAGAGACGCCGACTAGGTCGAACCCACCGAGAGCCCTGGCGAGACCGCGTCGCGTTCGGCTTCTCGTACCCGTCGCTCGAGCGCAGCCGATCACGATTCGCCTCGATATTCGGGTCATTCCGGAAGCCAACCAAGAGCCCGAGCCCATCGTGGTGGAATTTGGGTTGAACGGCGTTTCCGCGGGCCGGGCCCAGGTCTCGGGAGGAAGGAACACCGTGTTATCGTTCGAAGTTCCCGAACCCACGGTTTATCGAGGCGACAACATCGTCTTCCTGTATCGCGTCACACGCCGGGCGGAGTCATCACCCTGGCTGTCGCTCGGCACGGTAGACGTCTTGGGCGCTGACAGTGGAGAAGCGCGGTGACACGATGACTCCTCGTCGTCGGCTCCACGGTCTAGAACGACACCCACTGGTTCAGTATGATTTCGCCCGTGCGGATCCAAAGGGACGGAGATTACCGGGTGCGCTCGAATCTGCTGATATTCGTTTTCCTCCTCGCCTCGGTACAGGTAGCGGCGCAGGGCCCCGCGAACCGAGGAGAGCTTTTCGCAGGGATTGGAGCGTCTCGTGTGGGCGGTGACGAAGGCTCCCTCGGGAATGGACCTTATCTCCTCGGTGGAGTCGGATTCCGTCTCGCAACCAGAGCGTCGGTCGAGGTAGACGCGTTTAGGGCGCAGCACGAACGCGAGATTGCCGGCGGCCCCCTCGAGGGGACCGCCACCGGGGTGTTCGGAAACGTGGTCTACCACTTCTCGGAAGGACGGACGCAGGTCTTCGTGACGGGAAGCGCGGGACTACTTCGCTCCGAGACAACCCATACTTACCCGGTCGGTGGCACGCCGACCACCTTCCGGTCGGAAGAGAATGGCTTCGCATGGGGCGGTGGAGGAGGAGTCAAGATTTTTCTGACGCCACGTTTCTCGCTTCGTCCACAGTTTCGTCTGGTCTTTAGCGAGGCAACCGGAGTCATGGGGCTGGCCGCGGCGTCCATTGGGACGGGCTATCACTGGTAGCGGAAGGGCGTAGGCTACATCGGAATCGGAGATGCTAAGATGTGAGCTGCGGAGGCTCGACGGTGATGAAGAAATATCTGCCCGACGTCCCGTCGCGAGACGTCACTCCCCCGGAAATCTTCTTCGGCCGCAGGCGGTTCATTGCCTCGCTCGGGATGGGCATGGTGGCGGCCCCCTACTTTCTGCGGGCCGCTGAGCCCGATCTGCTGACGCCGCCTTACGAGAACGCCAAAGTGTTTCCCGCGCCCGCCAACGCGAAATTCCAGGTGCCGGAAGCGATCGAGCGAAAGGACCTGACGCCGAGGGAAATCGCCGCGGCGCACAACAACTTCTACGAATTCCTGCCGGGGCGCGGAGGCCCCGTGTGGCGTCACGCCGGGGAGTTCGAAGTGACACCCTGGAAGCTCGAAGTCTCCGGGGAATGTGCCAAGCCGCGGACGTTCGATCTCGACGACCTCCTCGCCTTCGATCAGGAGGAACGCGTCTATCACTTTCGCTGCGTCGAGAGATGGGCGATGAACGTGCCCTGGACGGGTTTTCCGCTGTCCAAGCTTCTCGAAGCGGTCGAGCCGAAGAGCTCGGCCAAGTTCGTCAGATTCGTCAGCGCGGTCAAGTCCAAGCAGATGCCCGGCGTTCGCGAGGCACACTGGTACCCGTGGCCCTACCACGAGGGGCTGCGCATCGACGAAGCGACGAACGAGCTCGCGCTCGTGGCAACCGGCGTGTACGGCAAACCGCTCCTCAAGCAGCACGGGGCGCCCGTCCGCATCGTCGTTCCGTGGAAGTACGGTTACAAGAATCCCAAATCGATCGTGAAGATGGAGCTCGTCTCCAAGGAGCCCGAGACCTTCTGGCAGATTCAGCCCCACGAGTACGGCTTTCTTTCGAACGTCAACCCGTTCATACCGCACCCACGGTGGAGTCAGGCCGAGTCCCTCTGGCTCGACAATGAGGAACGCTTTCCCACACCGCTGTTCAACGGCTACGAACGATACGTTGCCGAGCTCTATCCCGACGAGCCGCGGGCTCTCCAAGACCCGCTGGAGCCAGGGCAGAAGGCTCGCTGAGTTTTCGTCGATCCTGGCTCGTCGGCCGCTCAGGAAATCTCGAAGCGGAGGAAGAGACCGACGCCTTTGGGGCGTTTTCCATAGACGAACTCGAGCTGCTCGTCGACCCAGTAGAGATTGGCATAAGCACCCACGCCCCATCGGGCATCACCGACTCGTAGAAAGTCGAACGCATACCCCGAGCTGAGCTTCGATACCGCGTAGATGTCGTCGTGCCGCCGATCGGCGGCGATGAAGAGCTCGTCCTTCTCCGCCCACTCGAACCGCGCGAAGATCGCGTGGGCAGAAGCGAACCGAACGCTGGTCTCGGCGAGAAGCGCGTTCTGATGGGGTGAGACGCCGGGGGTGAAGTGTATATGCACGCCCGGCGGAAGCGACGACGGGGGCGCGGTGAGCCGCTCGGTATCGTTGCGGCCCCAGGCGACCATGGTCTGCCAGTTTCCCGTCTCGAGGGGCCGATTGTAAATCACGGATGCGGTCGTCCTGACAACGTCGAGACCCGGGTGGAGACGATCGGGTTCTGTGAGCTTTCCCGCGCTTGCCTGAAACGACCAGTTTCGTTTCGGGTTCCAGGTGACGCGCCCGGAGTAAGAATCCAGTCGGAAGCGCTCCAGGTTCCAGCGATATTGGTCGGGCTCTCGACCGTTGAAGACCGAGCCCTCGACTCGAAGCGAATCGACGAAGGTGAGGCCGAAAGTCAATACCCCATAGCTGATGTGGGTGGCATCGAGCCAGTGGTGGGTCAAGGGGGCGACCGGATTGACCGCAGACGAGAGTCGGTGCATGAACGCGGATGGACCGAGGGCCGGTTCCCCTACCGGTGCGAGGTAGACCTGTAGCGGCCCCTTTCGAAACCGCACGGCGATCTCCATGAGCAGGTCGTGCGGGTGCTGTCGGTCGAAGAGGGGATTGCGGCCATCGGCCGACTCGCCGGTCTGCAGAAGAAGGGGATAGCCGTCCCCGCCCAGCGTCGGCTCGAGCGAGCCCATGAAGCGAACACCGAGCTCCCCGCCCCAAAGCCCGCGGCCGGCATCGAGCATCACCATGTTCGTCGAGAACGTCTCCTCCCGTCCGCGCGGCTCAGATTCGGCCTGGAACACGAGGTTCAGAAACCCGTGAATCATCAGATGCCAGTCACCGGCGCCAAGGTGCACTCCTTCCATCGGTGTCGAATCGGGAAGGCGGCTCGTCCCCGAGCCCGTTCTCGGCTGAGCCTCACTGGCGGCGGACAAAGCCAGGGTGACGAGTAGCAACGAAGTCTTTTGCGTTAGACTCCCAACCATCATGCCCTGGTTTCGTCTCGGAAGCGTCTTCATGTTCCTGGCGGTGGCGCTCGGAGCATTCGGCGCCCACTCTCTTCGACAGCGACTCCCACCCGAGATGCTGGCCGTTTTCGAGACCGGCGTCCGCTACCACTTCTACCATGCCCTCGGCCTTTTTGCCGTTTCCTGGCTCACCGAGCGCCAAGCGAGCGCACTCGCCGCCGGAGCCGGATGGGCGTTCACCATCGGCATCCTCGTCTTCTCGGGCTCACTCTACCTCTTGAGTGTGACCGGCCAGCGTTGGCTCGGTGCCGTTACACCCCTTGGCGGATTGGCATTTCTCCTGGGGTGGGTGCTCCTTTTCCTCGCCTCGTTCCGTTGAGCTCGCGGTTGGCGTGAAGGGAAACTTGGTTGCATAATGGAACCTCTTGTTCAATCGAACCAATGTGCCTGAGGGCCAGGGGCCACGGGCATGAAGGAGAAGAAACACATGAGATTTCGTTCCGTAGTCGTTGCCGCGGTCGCCGTCCTGTTCGTGGGAATGGGTGGAGCCGCCTTCGCACAGAAAGCTCGAATCGACACCTACCACAAGGCCCTATCGGGCAAGTTGACTGCGATGGTGGCACAAGGCCAATCCTGCAAGGTAAACATGAACGACTCCACCGACGGAGAGGGCACGGATGCCGAGATCCGGCTCACCATGGGCATTCGGGAGTTCGAGTCGTTCGCACCGATCGCGGTTCTGGAAGCGGCCGCCATCCCGCACAAGTTCCCCGCGGTTAACATCTACGTGCGGCACGAGGCCACCGGTCGCGTGGGGCGCATCAACTTCCGGGACGCCGAGCCGCTCGCGGCATCCTATGCCGCGGGAGAGCGCGAGAAGGCCATCGAGGAAATGAAAAGCTCCATCACCTGGCACTGATGAACGTACGGCGTCGCGGCGAGGAACGATTCCTCGCCGCGATGCGTGGTCCGGCTCTCCACGATTCGGTCAGGCGGGCAGACCCCAGAGCCGCTGCGTATTCTCGACCACTGCCGATCGCACCTCCTCTTCCCGAACCCCTTTGATCTCGGCGATCGCCCGAAGCGAAATCACCAAGTTAGCTGGCTCGTTGCGCTCACCCGCGACCGGTCCGAGAACCGGGCTGTCGGTCTCGAGGAGGAGGCAGCGGAGCGGCAGCCGTTCCACCAACTTCTGCTTCTGGGGCGAGCGCACGATCGACGGAGGTACGGAGAAGTAATACCCCGCCTCGACCGCAGGCATCGCTTTAGACGCGCGGCCGTCGAACGCGTGGAGCTGTACTCGCCGAGCGCCACGTTCCAACAAACAGGCGACGGTTCTCTCGCCCGCCGAGCGGGAGTGCACGTTCAGGGGCAGATCGAGCTCGAGCGACAGATCGACGAAACCCTCGAAGCTCGCCCGCTGCCTCTCT
This window of the Vicinamibacteria bacterium genome carries:
- the queF gene encoding preQ(1) synthase → MASPEILECFDNPAPGRDYVIEHVNEEFTSVCPKTGHPDFGTITIRYCADRRCVELKSLKLYFQAYRNQGIYFEAVTNRIADDLNEVMKPRWLVVQTLWRGRGGIRSKITATRGDVPEAQAP
- a CDS encoding MgtC/SapB family protein translates to MSTELLYRFGTAAAIGLLVGLQREFAYVDQKESTLAAGVRTFALLGLTGCTGALLADELGSPWGLVAPIFLVGALVVVAYLITAKRGDVGMTTEIAAIVTLLAGALCYFDREELAVALGVVVTLLLSFKLEIHQFTRRLTREDIIAIVKFGVITAIVLPVLPRTGLGDPPFDVLNPHRIWLMVVLISGLSFLGYVVMKLMESAHGIALTGLLGGLASSTAVTLTFSQRSQHASGLSRVFGIAILIAWVTMFVRVVVEVAVVNRTLIGSLWIPMFLAALSGALYCLFLARSKGRGGGDQDVDFSNPFELGPAIRFGALYGLILLVSRVAQIHFGNEGIYFSSVIAGFTDVDAITLSMAELSLPEGGLDPSVASRAVTLAAMANTVVKAGIVLLTGSPAIKRAVVPGFLLMLSAGLGAAFLL
- a CDS encoding AMP-binding protein, with product MGEAEWRSFVEDVRGGGRYHFSEHWRRFQSAYADRPSSMGPPVAWWPDESTVARSNLASFMNELSLSSYSALHRFSVESREAFWDRVVTRLGIQFAARPRSVLDLSRGVEDPRWLEGARLNIVLSCFSSSPEAAAIVCAREDGGAVETMSYAELERETLRFANGLRGLGYVPKDRVALYMPMTPECVIAYLGLVRSGCAVVSIADSFSAGELAKRLEIAGARTVVTVSSYGRAGRRIELYPKVREALGLLGGGRAIVIGEARLEAGDIAWSDVLDSADRPVIEITEPEHVTNVLFSSGTTGDPKAIPWTQLTPLKCALDGHFHQDIHPRDVVCWPTNIGWMMGPWLIYASLLNRATIALYEGAPAGQAFTRFVREAGVTMLGVVPSIVRNWRQSESVGDGDFAGVRVFSSTGEASTSEDTLWLMSRAEYRAPVIEYLGGTEIGGGHITGTVLHSASPGTFSAKALGTEFYVLDERGHEVSEGQTGELFLVPPSLGLSQRLLNRDHHDVYYQACPPGPNGETLRRHGDEMALLAKGYFRAQGRADDTMNLGGIKVSSLELERVVNEHPGVLESAAVGVQPRGGGAEKLVVFVVPAALGHSGDELQNTLGRAIAAKLNPLFRIHEVVEVDSLPRTASNKVMRRELRARYQRGDRAG
- a CDS encoding mercuric reductase, producing MGTRESYEAIVIGTGQAGKPLARSLAEAGRRTAIIEKEEKVGGSCVVRGCTPTKTMVASARVAYLARRATDYGVSTGPVSVDLDRVRERKRKIVDRFSEGNRKGLEQQANLELIFGEASFLSEREIRVTRPDRTEARLKAPLIFINAGARPSVPDIPGLSDVPYLDSTSIMELARVPDHLVIIGGGYISVEFGQMFRRFGARVTIVQRREQLLPREDEDVATELATILREEGIDTLVSSVPQSVARNGEGSTILVVDTPEGGRTVSASVLLVATGRVPDTAGLNLEAAGIEVDPGGFIPVNERLETQAEGIYALGDVKGGPAFTHISYDDYRIIERNLLGDGKGTIRGRFVPYTVFTDPELGRVGLSERQAKAEGLAYRVAKLPMSHVARALESDETRGFMKAVVETDTDRILGAAILGVNGGEVMSVVQVAMMGGLSARELRDGVFAHPTLSESLNNLFMKL
- a CDS encoding outer membrane beta-barrel protein; translated protein: MRIQRDGDYRVRSNLLIFVFLLASVQVAAQGPANRGELFAGIGASRVGGDEGSLGNGPYLLGGVGFRLATRASVEVDAFRAQHEREIAGGPLEGTATGVFGNVVYHFSEGRTQVFVTGSAGLLRSETTHTYPVGGTPTTFRSEENGFAWGGGGGVKIFLTPRFSLRPQFRLVFSEATGVMGLAAASIGTGYHW
- the msrP gene encoding protein-methionine-sulfoxide reductase catalytic subunit MsrP, yielding MKKYLPDVPSRDVTPPEIFFGRRRFIASLGMGMVAAPYFLRAAEPDLLTPPYENAKVFPAPANAKFQVPEAIERKDLTPREIAAAHNNFYEFLPGRGGPVWRHAGEFEVTPWKLEVSGECAKPRTFDLDDLLAFDQEERVYHFRCVERWAMNVPWTGFPLSKLLEAVEPKSSAKFVRFVSAVKSKQMPGVREAHWYPWPYHEGLRIDEATNELALVATGVYGKPLLKQHGAPVRIVVPWKYGYKNPKSIVKMELVSKEPETFWQIQPHEYGFLSNVNPFIPHPRWSQAESLWLDNEERFPTPLFNGYERYVAELYPDEPRALQDPLEPGQKAR
- a CDS encoding DUF423 domain-containing protein; the protein is MPWFRLGSVFMFLAVALGAFGAHSLRQRLPPEMLAVFETGVRYHFYHALGLFAVSWLTERQASALAAGAGWAFTIGILVFSGSLYLLSVTGQRWLGAVTPLGGLAFLLGWVLLFLASFR
- a CDS encoding TatD family hydrolase; its protein translation is MSDVLVDTHAHLTASEFDSDRDDVLSRARAAGVGFVLAVSETLEDAKANLALAAAHPDMVRPLAGLHPEYPDTAQARQLVEWIREHRQQLVGIGEVGLDYWRVQDEGGRERQRASFEGFVDLSLELDLPLNVHSRSAGERTVACLLERGARRVQLHAFDGRASKAMPAVEAGYYFSVPPSIVRSPQKQKLVERLPLRCLLLETDSPVLGPVAGERNEPANLVISLRAIAEIKGVREEEVRSAVVENTQRLWGLPA